The following are from one region of the Odontesthes bonariensis isolate fOdoBon6 chromosome 12, fOdoBon6.hap1, whole genome shotgun sequence genome:
- the slc5a3b gene encoding sodium/myo-inositol cotransporter isoform X2, protein MPQIMEAADIAVVALYFVLVLTIGFFAMWKANRSTVSGYFLAGRSMTWIVIGASLFVSNIGSEHFIGLAGSGAASGFAVGAWEFNALLLLQLLGWVFIPVYIHTGVYTMPAYLSKRFGGDRLKVYFACLSVLVYIFTKLSVDLYAGALFIQESLGWNIYLSIILLISMTALLTVTGGLVAVLYTDALQAVLMIGGALTLTIISLVKVGGLEGVRMKYMQAVPNVSAIIATENYTYFPSCRIEPKPNSLSILRGPLDEDIPWPGFILGQTPASIWYWCADQVIVQRVLAAKNIVHAKCATLMAGLLKILPMFVIVIPGMISRILFADDIACIGPEHCMSVCGSQAGCSNIAYPRLVMAVMPVGLRGLMMAVMIAALMSDLDSIFNSASTIFTLDIYQTFRKKASQRELLTVGRLFVLVMVAISIAWVPVIIEMQGGQTYLYIQEVAGYLTPPIAALFLLGVFWKRCNEKGAFWGGMTGFTFGSLRLILAFIYRKPRCDLPDDRPAFIVHIHYMYFAAGLFWISGLVAVVVSLCTSPPDEEQVNNTTFWGLRNIKMVPSKGREEMYRLTEKNHYNGTGSLHKAMPLDVKKERCLDGADVKLLVPSTDHDPATPSTETSPATTPAEHLGHGKMEMIRAEERCHVKGERIEPCTEPTGTVGAVTKVEGLWGVLGCSKIFNNLRTIDCNIYSCLL, encoded by the exons ATGCCTCAAATCATGGAAGCAGCTGACATAGCTGTGGTAGCACTGTATTTTGTCCTGGTGCTGACAATTGGGTTTTTTGCCATGTGGAAAGCCAATCGCAGCACTGTGAGCGGCTACTTCCTGGCTGGACGCTCCATGACCTGGATAGTGATAGGTGCATCACTCTTTGTCAGTAACATTGGCAGTGAACATTTCATTGGCCTGGCAGGGTCAGGAGCAGCGAGCGGCTTTGCTGTCGGAGCATGGGAATTCAATGCTCTTCTACTTTTGCAACTGCTAGGCTGGGTGTTTATTCCTGTTTATATCCACACGGGAGTCTACACCATGCCTGCGTACTTGTCAAAGCGCTTTGGTGGCGACAGGCTAAAGGTTTACTTTGCTTGCTTGTCTGTGCTGGTTTACATTTTTACCAAACTGTCTGTGGACTTGTATgctggtgctctctttattcaGGAGTCCCTGGGGTGGAACATTTATTTGTCCATCATTCTGCTCATCAGTATGACTGCCCTGCTCACCGTCACTGGTGGATTGGTAGCTGTGCTGTACACAGATGCCCTTCAGGCAGTGTTGATGATAGGTGGagccctaaccttaaccatCATTAGCTTAGTCAAAGTTGGTGGACTAGAGGGTGTCAGAATGAAGTACATGCAGGCAGTTCCTAATGTTTCTGCCATAATCGCAACTGAAAACTACACTTATTTCCCTTCCTGCCGCATTGAGCCTAAACCAAACTCACTAAGCATCCTCCGCGGTCCGCTGGATGAAGACATCCCTTGGCCAGGCTTCATTCTAGGACAGACCCCTGCATCTATTTGGTACTGGTGTGCAGATCAGGTTATTGTTCAGAGAGTACTAGCAGCAAAGAACATTGTTCACGCAAAGTGCGCAACACTCATGGCTGGGTTGCTCAAGATCCTGCCCATGTTTGTGATAGTCATTCCAGGAATGATTTCCCGCATCTTGTTTGCAGATGACATTGCCTGCATCGGGCCAGAGCACtgcatgtctgtgtgtggtTCTCAGGCTGGCTGCTCAAACATCGCCTACCCCCGTCTGGTCATGGCAGTGATGCCTGTGGGACTCAGAGGTCTTATGATGGCGGTCATGATCGCTGCTCTGATGAGCGATCTCGACTCAATCTTCAACAGTGCAAGCACCATCTTCACCCTGGATATCTACCAAACCTTTCGAAAGAAGGCATCTCAGCGTGAGCTGCTGACTGTGGGGCGCCTGTTTGTTCTGGTCATGGTGGCAATCAGTATTGCCTGGGTCCCTGTCATTATTGAGATGCAAGGTGGACAGACCTATCTGTACATCCAGGAAGTCGCTGGCTACCTCACTCCACCAATCGCTGCCCTTTTCCTGCTCGGTGTGTTCTGGAAACGGTGTAACGAGAAAGGTGCCTTTTGGGGAGGCATGACAGGTTTCACATTCGGTTCCCTGCGACTGATCCTTGCTTTTATCTACCGTAAGCCTCGCTGTGACCTGCCAGATGATAGGCCTGCTTTCATTGTTCATATTCACTACATGTATTTTGCAGCAGGGCTGTTTTGGATTTCAGGGCTGGTGGCGGTGGTGGTCAGTCTCTGCACCTCACCACCAGATGAAGAGCAGGTCAACAATACCACATTCTGGGGGCTCCGCAACATTAAAATGGTTCCCTCAAAGGGCCGAGAGGAAATGTACCGGCTGACTGAGAAGAACCATTATAATGGCACTGGAAGTCTTCATAAAGCGATGCCCCTAGATGTCAAAAAGGAGAGGTGCTTAGATGGAGCTGACGTCAAACTTCTTGTTCCATCCACAGACCATGACCCAGCAACCCCCAGCACAGAAACTTCCCCCGCCACCACCCCCGCTGAACACCTTGGTCATGGAAAGATGGAGATGATCAGAGCAGAGGAACGCTGCCACGTAAAAGGGGAGAGAA TTGAACCCTGCACTGAACCAACTGGAACTGTGGGAGCTGTTACGAAGGTGGAAGGTCTGTGGGGTGTTTTAGGCTGTTCAAAAATTTTCAATAATTTAAGAACTATTGACTGTAATATTTACAGTTGTCTTTTGTAG
- the slc5a3b gene encoding sodium/myo-inositol cotransporter isoform X1: MPQIMEAADIAVVALYFVLVLTIGFFAMWKANRSTVSGYFLAGRSMTWIVIGASLFVSNIGSEHFIGLAGSGAASGFAVGAWEFNALLLLQLLGWVFIPVYIHTGVYTMPAYLSKRFGGDRLKVYFACLSVLVYIFTKLSVDLYAGALFIQESLGWNIYLSIILLISMTALLTVTGGLVAVLYTDALQAVLMIGGALTLTIISLVKVGGLEGVRMKYMQAVPNVSAIIATENYTYFPSCRIEPKPNSLSILRGPLDEDIPWPGFILGQTPASIWYWCADQVIVQRVLAAKNIVHAKCATLMAGLLKILPMFVIVIPGMISRILFADDIACIGPEHCMSVCGSQAGCSNIAYPRLVMAVMPVGLRGLMMAVMIAALMSDLDSIFNSASTIFTLDIYQTFRKKASQRELLTVGRLFVLVMVAISIAWVPVIIEMQGGQTYLYIQEVAGYLTPPIAALFLLGVFWKRCNEKGAFWGGMTGFTFGSLRLILAFIYRKPRCDLPDDRPAFIVHIHYMYFAAGLFWISGLVAVVVSLCTSPPDEEQVNNTTFWGLRNIKMVPSKGREEMYRLTEKNHYNGTGSLHKAMPLDVKKERCLDGADVKLLVPSTDHDPATPSTETSPATTPAEHLGHGKMEMIRAEERCHVKGERSRCMRFIDCFCGYREEEQSAQQKVVQEDPRVIAEMLYEPPRVKFLLNLGLMCVCSLGIFMFVYFSL, from the coding sequence ATGCCTCAAATCATGGAAGCAGCTGACATAGCTGTGGTAGCACTGTATTTTGTCCTGGTGCTGACAATTGGGTTTTTTGCCATGTGGAAAGCCAATCGCAGCACTGTGAGCGGCTACTTCCTGGCTGGACGCTCCATGACCTGGATAGTGATAGGTGCATCACTCTTTGTCAGTAACATTGGCAGTGAACATTTCATTGGCCTGGCAGGGTCAGGAGCAGCGAGCGGCTTTGCTGTCGGAGCATGGGAATTCAATGCTCTTCTACTTTTGCAACTGCTAGGCTGGGTGTTTATTCCTGTTTATATCCACACGGGAGTCTACACCATGCCTGCGTACTTGTCAAAGCGCTTTGGTGGCGACAGGCTAAAGGTTTACTTTGCTTGCTTGTCTGTGCTGGTTTACATTTTTACCAAACTGTCTGTGGACTTGTATgctggtgctctctttattcaGGAGTCCCTGGGGTGGAACATTTATTTGTCCATCATTCTGCTCATCAGTATGACTGCCCTGCTCACCGTCACTGGTGGATTGGTAGCTGTGCTGTACACAGATGCCCTTCAGGCAGTGTTGATGATAGGTGGagccctaaccttaaccatCATTAGCTTAGTCAAAGTTGGTGGACTAGAGGGTGTCAGAATGAAGTACATGCAGGCAGTTCCTAATGTTTCTGCCATAATCGCAACTGAAAACTACACTTATTTCCCTTCCTGCCGCATTGAGCCTAAACCAAACTCACTAAGCATCCTCCGCGGTCCGCTGGATGAAGACATCCCTTGGCCAGGCTTCATTCTAGGACAGACCCCTGCATCTATTTGGTACTGGTGTGCAGATCAGGTTATTGTTCAGAGAGTACTAGCAGCAAAGAACATTGTTCACGCAAAGTGCGCAACACTCATGGCTGGGTTGCTCAAGATCCTGCCCATGTTTGTGATAGTCATTCCAGGAATGATTTCCCGCATCTTGTTTGCAGATGACATTGCCTGCATCGGGCCAGAGCACtgcatgtctgtgtgtggtTCTCAGGCTGGCTGCTCAAACATCGCCTACCCCCGTCTGGTCATGGCAGTGATGCCTGTGGGACTCAGAGGTCTTATGATGGCGGTCATGATCGCTGCTCTGATGAGCGATCTCGACTCAATCTTCAACAGTGCAAGCACCATCTTCACCCTGGATATCTACCAAACCTTTCGAAAGAAGGCATCTCAGCGTGAGCTGCTGACTGTGGGGCGCCTGTTTGTTCTGGTCATGGTGGCAATCAGTATTGCCTGGGTCCCTGTCATTATTGAGATGCAAGGTGGACAGACCTATCTGTACATCCAGGAAGTCGCTGGCTACCTCACTCCACCAATCGCTGCCCTTTTCCTGCTCGGTGTGTTCTGGAAACGGTGTAACGAGAAAGGTGCCTTTTGGGGAGGCATGACAGGTTTCACATTCGGTTCCCTGCGACTGATCCTTGCTTTTATCTACCGTAAGCCTCGCTGTGACCTGCCAGATGATAGGCCTGCTTTCATTGTTCATATTCACTACATGTATTTTGCAGCAGGGCTGTTTTGGATTTCAGGGCTGGTGGCGGTGGTGGTCAGTCTCTGCACCTCACCACCAGATGAAGAGCAGGTCAACAATACCACATTCTGGGGGCTCCGCAACATTAAAATGGTTCCCTCAAAGGGCCGAGAGGAAATGTACCGGCTGACTGAGAAGAACCATTATAATGGCACTGGAAGTCTTCATAAAGCGATGCCCCTAGATGTCAAAAAGGAGAGGTGCTTAGATGGAGCTGACGTCAAACTTCTTGTTCCATCCACAGACCATGACCCAGCAACCCCCAGCACAGAAACTTCCCCCGCCACCACCCCCGCTGAACACCTTGGTCATGGAAAGATGGAGATGATCAGAGCAGAGGAACGCTGCCACGTAAAAGGGGAGAGAAGTAGGTGCATGCGTTTTATTGACTGTTTTTGTGGATATAGAGAGGAAGAACAGAGCGCTCAGCAAAAGGTGGTGCAGGAAGATCCGAGAGTCATTGCAGAGATGCTGTACGAGCCGCCAAGAGTTAAATTTCTCCTGAACTTGGGTCTGATGTGCGTGTGCTCTTTGGGCATCttcatgtttgtttatttctcaCTGTAG